From one Brachypodium distachyon strain Bd21 chromosome 4, Brachypodium_distachyon_v3.0, whole genome shotgun sequence genomic stretch:
- the LOC100822485 gene encoding DEAD-box ATP-dependent RNA helicase 22, which translates to MALSHLRQAPLALRLARLPLFASPYLATRRVLPFAPVRPWRLLSTAAKPRSLATVAAADADDANASADGFFAENSTSWKSLGISDRIISALHGADLARPSLVQAACIPHVLTTNDVIVAAETGSGKTHGYLIPLIEKLCSKSSSTEDVDPQNIAMGTHDIVLVLCPNVMLCEQVVSMANSLLDVSGEPLKRAAAVCGPKGWPAVRPDILVATPAALLNYLFDYDPERRRREIFLRSVKFIVFDEADMLLCGSFENQVIRLIDMLRFDEKLLSRAQDSEKEVPLEGSDEYHEDSGSESAEFSDVDEENEGGHIQDSAVEVENAHVERRKDWRRVRKIYRRSKQYVFVAATLPQSGKKTAGGVLKRMFPSAVWVSGSYLHRHNPRLERRWIEVTGDTQVDALLDAVKYGLKSEVDQLGPNRTMVFANTVDAANSVSDILRRVGIPCILYHRESSLEERTNNLKSFRENGGVLVCTDAAARGLDVPNVSHVIQAEFAACAVDFLHRVGRTARAGQSGIVTSLYTDANRDLVRAVRQAEQLAQPVERAFSRKRSFRNKLKKQARLGEPATLLS; encoded by the exons ATGGCTCTGAGCCACCTCCGCCAGGCGCCGCTCGCGCTCCGCCTCGCGAGGCTCCCGCTCTTCGCCTCCCCCTACCTAGCCACCCGCCGCGTCCTCCCCTTCGCGCCGGTGCGGCCGTGGCGTCTCCTCTCGACTGCCGCGAAGCCGCGCTCGCTCGCcactgtcgccgccgccgatgctgaCGATGCCAAcgccagcgccgacgggttCTTCGCCGAGAACAGCACGTCGTGGAAGTCTCTCGGCATCTCCGACCGTATCATTTCCGCCTTGCACGGTGCCGACCTCGCGAGGCCCTCGCTCGTCCAG GCAGCTTGTATACCACATGTTCTCACGACGAACGATGTAATTGTTGCGGCAGAGACTGGCAGTGGCAAAACTCATGGTTACCTGATTCCACTAATTGAAAAACTGTGCTCCAAATCTTCCTCCACAGAAGATGTTGATCCTCAGAACATTGCCATGGGGACACATGACATTGTGTTggttctctgtcccaatgtcATGTTGTGTGAGCAAGTTGTTTCCATGGCTAATTCATTGCTTGATGTATCTGGTGAACCACTTAAGCGTGCTGCTGCAGTTTGTGGGCCAAAG GGTTGGCCAGCTGTTCGCCCAGATATTCTTGTAGCCACTCCAGCAGCTCTTTTGAATTATCTATTTGATTATGACCCAGAGAGGAGACGAAGGGAGATATTTTTACGTAGTGTAAAATTCATC GTATTTGATGAGGCAGACATGCTACTCTGCGGAAGTTTTGAAAATCAGGTCATTCGTCTCATCGACATGCTGCGGTTTGATGAGAAGCTACTTTCTAGGGCGCAAGATTCTGAAAAAGAAGTACCGCTTGAAGGTTCTGATGAATATCATGAGGATTCGGGCTCTGAGAGTGCTGAATTTAGTGATGTTGATGAGGAAAATGAAGGTGGTCATATTCAAGATAGTGCAGTTGAGGTGGAGAATGCTCATGTAGAACGACGGAAGGATTGGAGGAGAGTCAGAAAAATCTATAGACGCAGCAAGCAATATGTCTTTGTTGCTGCCACCCTTCCTCAGAGTGGAAAAAAGACTGCTGGTGGTGTGCTGAAACGTATGTTTCCTAGTGCCGTGTGGGTTAGTGGTTCTTATCTTCACCGTCACAACCCCAG ATTAGAGCGGAGATGGATAGAGGTTACTGGTGACACACAAGTTGATGCTCTTCTAGATGCAGTGAAGTATGGCCTCAAGAGTGAAGTTGACCAACTGGGTCCAAATCGAACTATGGTGTTTGCAAACACTGTTGATGCTGCTAATTCGGTCTCTGACATATTGCGGCGGGTTGGCATTCCATGCATTCTGTACCACCGTGAGAGCTCCCTTGAGGAGAGGACAAACAATTTAAAATCTTTCCGGGAAAATGGTGGTGTGCTCGTTTGtactgatgctgctgctcgtgGGCTTGATGTGCCAAATGTTTCTCATGTTATTCAG GCAGAGTTTGCTGCTTGCGCTGTGGACTTTTTGCACAGGGTGGGTCGCACAGCCAGAGCTGGCCAATCTGGAATAGTGACTAGCCTATACACAGATGCAAATCGCGATCTTGTGAGAGCAGTTCGTCAAGCAGAGCAGTTGGCCCAACCAGTG GAGAGAGCGTTCAGCAGAAAAAGAAGCTTTCGCAACAAGTTGAAGAAGCAAGCTCGGTTGGGTGAACCTGCAACGTTGCTGTCATGA